A section of the Elusimicrobiota bacterium genome encodes:
- a CDS encoding saccharopine dehydrogenase family protein gives MNRNVLIIGSGGVAHVTAHKLAQNNDLIGDICIASRTQKYCDAIIESIHRKKNLKDNKKKLYSRQINALDVKETAKLIKDTKSSIVVNLASAFVNISVLEACIETGAAYIDTAIHEEPDKTCEDPPWYANYEWKRKDRCEKKGVTAILGAGFDPGVVNAYCAFAAKHHFDTIDTIDIMDVNAGSHGKYFATNFDPEINFREFIKVWTWIDRKWICSPTHTEKMSYNFPVVGRQTVYLTGHDEIHSLSKNIDANTIRFWMGFSDHYINCFTVLKNIGLLSEKPVKTAEGLEVIPLKVVKACLPDPKTLAPNYTGKTCIGCLIQGKKGEKEKEVFLYNVCDHKECFNEVEAQAISYTAGVPAAAAALLVANGVWDVKKMVNVEELDPDPLIDLLNNIGLPTEIQKKSKYRLKRLSGKTNSSVDMKTQVDLRNGARL, from the coding sequence ATGAACAGAAATGTTTTGATCATTGGGTCCGGCGGAGTTGCCCATGTAACGGCTCATAAGCTTGCCCAAAACAATGATCTTATCGGAGATATCTGTATTGCATCGCGAACGCAGAAATATTGTGATGCAATCATTGAAAGCATACACAGGAAAAAAAATCTAAAAGATAATAAGAAAAAATTATATTCCAGGCAGATCAATGCATTGGACGTAAAAGAAACTGCAAAACTTATCAAAGACACAAAATCTTCTATTGTCGTCAATCTTGCTTCCGCTTTCGTTAACATATCGGTTCTTGAAGCCTGCATAGAAACCGGAGCAGCTTATATTGACACTGCAATTCATGAAGAACCGGACAAAACCTGCGAGGATCCGCCTTGGTATGCAAACTATGAATGGAAAAGAAAAGACCGATGCGAAAAAAAAGGCGTGACTGCAATTTTAGGAGCTGGGTTTGATCCCGGCGTAGTCAACGCTTATTGCGCTTTTGCGGCAAAACACCATTTTGACACGATTGACACAATAGATATAATGGACGTGAACGCCGGCAGTCACGGAAAATATTTTGCGACAAATTTTGATCCCGAAATAAACTTCAGGGAGTTCATAAAAGTATGGACGTGGATTGACCGCAAATGGATATGCTCACCGACACATACAGAAAAGATGTCCTACAATTTCCCCGTGGTCGGCAGGCAAACTGTTTATTTGACCGGGCACGATGAGATACACTCCCTCTCGAAAAATATTGACGCAAATACCATAAGGTTCTGGATGGGATTTTCAGACCACTATATCAACTGCTTCACAGTACTTAAAAATATCGGCTTACTTTCAGAAAAGCCCGTTAAGACAGCGGAAGGCCTTGAAGTAATTCCTTTAAAAGTAGTTAAAGCATGTTTGCCTGATCCTAAAACACTTGCTCCGAACTATACCGGCAAAACCTGCATTGGATGCCTTATTCAGGGGAAAAAAGGTGAAAAAGAAAAAGAAGTATTTTTATACAATGTCTGTGACCATAAAGAATGTTTCAACGAAGTGGAAGCCCAGGCAATAAGTTATACTGCAGGAGTCCCTGCTGCTGCAGCGGCGCTCCTTGTCGCTAACGGAGTTTGGGACGTTAAAAAAATGGTCAATGTTGAAGAACTTGACCCAGATCCTTTGATTGACCTTCTTAACAATATCGGCCTTCCCACCGAGATTCAAAAGAAATCAAAATACCGGCTAAAAAGGCTTAGCGGTAAGACGAATTCCAGCGTTGACATGAAAACTCAAGTTGACTTAAGAAATGGAGCCAGGCTTTAA
- a CDS encoding MBL fold metallo-hydrolase, whose product MKSFIIFLFAASFLSLSQLSAEEKEKPKDIKIFAEQNIIWHGQSAFEIHDDLTIFTDPYKLKKAGKADIILITHPHPDHLSSEDIGKIQSTGTVIVAPDDPECREKLSGDVKFVKPGDTLTVKGVLIEVVPAYNIGTRLFHLKSSNWAGYIFEIDGIRIYTAGDTDRIPEMKQINTDIALLPIGGFFTMDAKEASQAALDINPSIVIPMHYGARVGSAKDAEKFRQLLENKLDVLIKTAE is encoded by the coding sequence ATGAAAAGCTTTATAATTTTTTTATTCGCCGCTAGTTTTCTAAGTCTTTCTCAGTTGTCTGCTGAAGAAAAAGAAAAACCGAAGGATATCAAAATATTTGCTGAGCAAAATATAATATGGCACGGGCAATCGGCTTTTGAAATTCATGATGATTTAACAATTTTCACTGACCCCTATAAATTGAAAAAAGCCGGTAAGGCAGATATAATTCTAATAACTCATCCTCATCCTGATCACCTTTCATCGGAAGATATAGGAAAAATTCAAAGCACAGGAACTGTTATTGTTGCGCCGGATGATCCTGAATGCCGAGAAAAACTTTCCGGCGACGTAAAATTTGTAAAGCCCGGAGATACATTAACTGTAAAAGGAGTTTTAATTGAGGTTGTACCGGCGTATAATATAGGGACAAGACTTTTCCATTTAAAATCCAGTAATTGGGCCGGTTATATTTTTGAAATAGACGGAATACGCATTTATACTGCGGGAGACACGGACAGAATTCCCGAAATGAAACAGATTAATACGGATATCGCTCTTTTGCCGATAGGAGGGTTTTTTACAATGGATGCCAAAGAGGCATCGCAGGCTGCTTTAGATATAAATCCGAGTATTGTGATTCCCATGCATTATGGTGCAAGGGTTGGATCAGCAAAAGACGCGGAAAAATTTAGGCAATTGCTGGAAAACAAGCTGGATGTGCTGATAAAAACTGCGGAATAA
- a CDS encoding TolC family protein, whose amino-acid sequence MKIKVIITIAISLVMPICLVPVFGQTVRTDSPLSWTDCVTLALSNNADLSSSRYALAASKSSYKGSYNAVLPQVALSNSYSSSDNPSSTGGANSGNWQAQASANLNIFNKAAYASIQGAKAQTTQQQANARQVSSLLRFNLRKAFAQLLFAQKNIEVSKNIVAMRREEAQMVILRYNSGRESKGNMLRANAQSLQAKADLAQSERDLRTARAVLNRQLGLDDFTAIAVTGTLNTTQAPPDAPKDERALMKDRPDVALQEAAVKSAETGLSQSESSFWPVLSANYSFSGSGPNEIPSLYSSWGVGLQYPLFGGGPTATYYARSAAKNNLEKARQDLRSVREQAIVDIETSWSTFAGAVDQLRVQSALLEASRQRNDEANIRYDSGLLTYDNWEIIVSDRVNQERQAIQAQLNSVTAEAAWLKALGKPIEE is encoded by the coding sequence GTCACTCTTGCGTTAAGCAACAACGCGGACCTTTCTTCTTCTCGATATGCTCTCGCGGCAAGCAAATCTTCATATAAAGGCAGCTATAATGCAGTTCTTCCTCAGGTAGCGCTGTCCAACAGTTACAGCAGTTCAGATAACCCGTCTAGCACGGGTGGTGCCAACTCGGGCAACTGGCAAGCCCAGGCATCGGCGAACCTTAATATTTTCAATAAAGCTGCGTACGCATCTATCCAGGGAGCGAAAGCTCAGACGACGCAGCAGCAGGCGAACGCGCGGCAGGTTTCTTCGCTGCTGCGTTTCAATCTGCGCAAAGCCTTTGCTCAGCTGCTTTTTGCTCAGAAGAATATTGAAGTTTCAAAAAATATCGTTGCTATGCGGAGGGAAGAAGCTCAAATGGTAATCCTCCGCTACAACTCAGGCAGAGAGTCAAAGGGTAATATGCTCAGGGCGAACGCGCAGTCCTTGCAGGCAAAAGCGGATCTTGCCCAGTCAGAACGGGATCTGCGGACGGCCCGGGCGGTGCTTAACCGGCAGCTGGGTCTGGACGATTTTACTGCCATTGCCGTTACGGGAACCTTGAACACAACGCAGGCTCCGCCCGATGCGCCCAAGGACGAACGAGCCTTGATGAAAGACCGTCCCGACGTGGCTTTGCAGGAAGCGGCCGTCAAAAGCGCGGAAACAGGCCTCAGCCAGTCCGAAAGTTCATTCTGGCCGGTCCTGTCGGCCAATTATTCTTTTTCCGGCTCAGGGCCGAACGAAATTCCTTCTCTTTATTCCAGCTGGGGTGTGGGACTGCAGTATCCACTTTTCGGAGGCGGGCCCACCGCTACTTATTACGCGAGATCCGCGGCGAAAAATAATCTTGAGAAGGCGCGTCAGGACCTGCGTTCCGTGCGAGAGCAGGCGATTGTAGATATAGAGACTTCCTGGTCAACTTTTGCTGGGGCCGTTGACCAGCTCAGGGTTCAGTCGGCATTGCTGGAAGCATCGCGGCAGCGCAACGACGAAGCGAACATCCGCTATGACAGCGGCCTTCTGACATATGACAACTGGGAAATTATTGTGTCCGACCGGGTGAATCAGGAACGTCAGGCGATACAAGCGCAATTGAACTCCGTGACCGCTGAAGCGGCATGGCTAAAAGCTCTTGGTAAACCGATAGAGGAGTAA
- a CDS encoding TdeIII family type II restriction endonuclease: MALSKNQIQNVEDVLKRSLRSKFQNYNPEPASMPFHTRLLGKDRMALFSFIHSLNTNFGTSIFEPVALELASSSFSSAQSQQTAGTQISSEAHRVIQNIMDNLSTAKTSPDKIEEMKAIKKVCQKGTMKTVKLTKIDIKLISRNGIIYLFDIKTAKPNAGGFKEFKRTLLEWVAAILAQDPKANVKTIIAIPYNPYEPKAYNRWTMRGMLDLNNELKVADEFWDFLGGKGAYQDLLDIFEQVGIELRPEIDQYFARHNK, from the coding sequence ATGGCTCTATCGAAAAATCAAATTCAAAATGTTGAAGATGTATTAAAACGCAGTTTACGTTCAAAATTCCAAAATTACAATCCAGAGCCAGCTTCAATGCCGTTCCATACTAGACTATTAGGAAAGGATAGAATGGCTTTATTTTCATTTATCCATTCTCTTAATACGAATTTTGGAACTAGTATTTTTGAGCCGGTTGCATTGGAGTTAGCTTCGTCAAGTTTTTCAAGTGCCCAGTCACAGCAAACAGCAGGAACACAAATATCGTCTGAGGCGCACAGAGTCATACAAAACATAATGGATAATCTATCAACAGCCAAGACATCTCCGGATAAAATTGAGGAAATGAAAGCGATTAAAAAAGTATGTCAGAAGGGCACGATGAAAACCGTCAAATTAACAAAAATAGACATTAAGCTTATATCCCGTAACGGAATAATTTATCTATTTGATATTAAAACGGCAAAACCCAATGCAGGGGGGTTCAAAGAGTTTAAAAGAACGCTTTTAGAATGGGTTGCAGCAATACTGGCCCAAGATCCTAAAGCAAATGTGAAAACTATTATAGCTATTCCCTATAATCCGTATGAACCTAAAGCGTATAATCGGTGGACGATGCGGGGGATGTTGGATCTTAATAATGAGTTGAAGGTCGCTGATGAGTTCTGGGATTTTCTTGGGGGAAAAGGAGCATATCAGGATTTGCTTGATATATTCGAGCAAGTCGGGATTGAACTGCGGCCTGAAATTGACCAGTACTTTGCGCGTCATAACAAATAA
- a CDS encoding efflux RND transporter periplasmic adaptor subunit, translating to MKKLIIFMVSLVLVAGCGWSLFKDKKAKTGSVQTVIVTKGTIKQTVEATGSVVPLNRVEVKPPMSGRIEKLLVDEGDNVKVGQTIAWMSSSDRAAILDSARSQGAAVLKKWEDSYKPIPIISPLSGVVILKNVVVGQTVDSASVLFAISDYLIVLAQVDESDIGSVKAGMPAWITLDSYPNQSVEGRVSNILYEGKNVSNVITYSVKVKLNSVPSFFRSQMTANISFIVSNKENVLLLPLSAVRDMPNGAKQVSVSGPEGKPVSREISTGIENNDTIEVVSGLQEGDRVLITRGRYVPQQGAQASPLTFGVRQSSSTNNSGRAPRSR from the coding sequence ATGAAAAAGCTAATTATTTTTATGGTATCGCTGGTGCTGGTGGCGGGATGCGGATGGTCTTTGTTTAAGGATAAAAAGGCAAAGACAGGAAGTGTGCAGACGGTAATCGTGACCAAAGGCACGATCAAGCAGACAGTTGAAGCGACCGGTTCCGTTGTTCCGTTGAACCGCGTAGAAGTAAAACCCCCGATGTCCGGCCGAATAGAAAAACTTCTTGTTGATGAGGGCGATAACGTTAAAGTAGGCCAGACCATTGCATGGATGAGTTCAAGCGACCGGGCGGCCATCCTTGATTCTGCGCGGAGCCAGGGGGCTGCCGTGCTTAAAAAGTGGGAAGATTCCTACAAGCCGATTCCTATCATCTCCCCGTTGTCGGGCGTCGTCATTTTGAAGAACGTGGTCGTCGGGCAAACCGTTGACTCTGCCTCTGTCCTTTTTGCCATATCAGATTATCTGATCGTTCTTGCACAGGTTGACGAGTCCGATATAGGCAGCGTCAAAGCGGGAATGCCCGCCTGGATCACGCTGGACTCATACCCTAACCAAAGTGTTGAAGGCAGGGTTTCAAATATCCTTTATGAAGGCAAGAATGTTTCAAATGTCATTACCTATAGTGTCAAAGTGAAACTGAACAGCGTGCCATCATTTTTTCGATCACAGATGACCGCAAACATCAGTTTTATCGTCAGCAACAAGGAAAACGTCCTCCTCCTGCCGTTGAGCGCAGTCCGGGATATGCCGAACGGAGCAAAACAAGTGTCCGTTTCTGGCCCGGAAGGTAAACCTGTTTCCCGTGAGATTTCCACGGGGATAGAAAATAACGATACGATCGAAGTGGTATCGGGGCTTCAAGAGGGGGACCGAGTCCTCATCACCCGCGGCAGGTACGTTCCCCAGCAGGGCGCGCAGGCAAGCCCTCTGACGTTCGGCGTCAGGCAGTCGAGCAGTACCAACAATTCCGGAAGAGCGCCCCGCTCCCGATAA
- a CDS encoding DNA methyltransferase → MNKTGTLIQTADLLSIPEASEWASKYLGKNVTSSNISYLIQYGLIRKIGDNGTTQVSMEELIKYYKSYNGYRETSWKKQLGEDVNWALSFDQYKEAETTKHVHRLHPYKGKFIPQLVEYFLDAHKDKFKKEIYFKKNDIVLDPFSGSGTTLVQANELGMHAIGVDVSVFNSLIANCKVIKYDLADVQNEIDRITKAFKEFLIKSHVPEFEEKLLKTLYGFNSKYFPVPEYKFKLKRGMINEKVYGAEKEKEFLTFFKNLVKEYNIKLLQDKADTFLDKWYFQHIRNEIQFIFDEIKKIKNTNTKKIITVILSRTIRSCRSTTHADLATLIEPIAATYYCSKHGKICKPLFSISKWWETYTKDTIERLAQFDQLRTKTYQVCLTGDSRTIDIFEKLEKKNSSFAQLVRKQKIKGIFSSPPYVGLIDYHQQHAYAYDLFGFARKDELEIGPLFKGQGKEAKQSYIQGISDVLNNCKKYFVEDYDVFLVANDKYNMYPVIAEKSGMQIVKQYKRPVLNRTEKDKGAYSETIFHIKER, encoded by the coding sequence ATGAATAAAACAGGTACATTAATCCAAACTGCTGACTTATTAAGCATTCCTGAAGCTAGTGAATGGGCTTCAAAATATTTAGGAAAAAATGTTACAAGTTCAAATATATCATACCTAATTCAATATGGACTGATAAGAAAAATTGGTGATAATGGAACAACACAGGTTTCAATGGAAGAGTTAATCAAATATTATAAATCTTACAACGGCTATCGTGAAACATCATGGAAAAAACAACTAGGGGAAGATGTAAATTGGGCACTATCTTTTGATCAATATAAAGAAGCTGAAACAACAAAACATGTTCATAGACTTCATCCTTACAAAGGGAAGTTCATCCCTCAATTAGTAGAATACTTCTTAGATGCCCATAAAGACAAATTTAAAAAAGAAATCTATTTTAAGAAAAATGATATAGTTCTCGATCCATTTTCCGGAAGCGGGACAACATTGGTGCAAGCAAACGAGCTTGGCATGCACGCTATAGGCGTAGATGTTTCAGTATTTAATTCGCTTATAGCAAATTGTAAAGTTATAAAATACGACCTTGCTGATGTTCAAAACGAAATTGATAGGATAACAAAAGCGTTTAAGGAATTTTTAATAAAGTCACATGTCCCTGAATTTGAAGAGAAACTTTTGAAAACATTGTACGGCTTTAATAGCAAATATTTTCCAGTTCCTGAATATAAATTTAAACTCAAACGCGGAATGATAAATGAAAAGGTGTATGGAGCAGAAAAAGAAAAGGAGTTTTTAACATTTTTTAAAAATCTTGTTAAAGAATACAATATAAAATTATTGCAAGATAAAGCAGATACTTTTTTGGATAAGTGGTATTTTCAACATATCAGAAATGAAATTCAGTTTATTTTTGATGAAATAAAAAAGATTAAAAACACGAATACGAAAAAAATCATTACAGTTATTCTAAGCAGGACTATTCGTTCCTGCAGATCGACAACACATGCTGATTTGGCAACTCTTATTGAACCAATTGCAGCAACCTACTATTGTTCGAAACACGGCAAAATATGTAAACCGCTTTTTTCAATTAGTAAATGGTGGGAAACATACACAAAAGATACGATTGAAAGACTTGCTCAATTCGACCAATTGCGGACTAAAACATATCAAGTATGTTTAACTGGCGATAGCAGAACAATTGATATTTTTGAAAAACTTGAAAAGAAAAATTCTTCTTTTGCCCAATTAGTACGCAAACAGAAAATAAAAGGAATATTTTCAAGCCCGCCTTATGTAGGTTTGATAGATTATCACCAACAACATGCCTATGCCTATGATCTTTTCGGCTTTGCGCGAAAAGACGAATTGGAGATAGGCCCTCTTTTTAAAGGGCAAGGCAAAGAAGCAAAACAAAGCTACATACAAGGGATATCTGATGTTCTTAATAATTGTAAAAAATATTTTGTTGAAGATTATGATGTTTTCCTAGTTGCAAACGACAAATATAATATGTATCCGGTAATTGCCGAAAAGTCTGGCATGCAAATTGTTAAACAATACAAACGTCCTGTATTAAACCGCACCGAAAAAGACAAGGGCGCCTATTCGGAAACAATATTTCATATAAAAGAAAGGTGA
- a CDS encoding sulfite exporter TauE/SafE family protein gives MSNEMLALSLTAVSIGFLHTLFGPDHYLPFIMISKAKKWSLLKTSFITFICGIGHILSSVVLGIAGLLLGVAVNKLVSIESLRGEIAAWLLISFGLLYFVWGIKQAAKNKSHTHEHVHVNDAVHEHNHSHISGHVHIHDNDTTNITPWVLFLIFVFGPCEPLIPLVMYPAAKGNSVGVIAVTLIFGLITITTMLSIVVISYLGMSFIPFRRIEKYTHALAGAAIFLCGIAIQFMGL, from the coding sequence ATGTCAAATGAAATGTTAGCTCTTTCTTTAACTGCAGTCTCTATAGGGTTTCTTCATACATTATTCGGCCCTGATCATTATCTTCCTTTTATAATGATTTCGAAAGCAAAAAAATGGTCTCTTTTAAAAACCTCGTTCATAACTTTTATATGCGGGATAGGGCATATCTTAAGTTCAGTGGTTTTGGGAATAGCAGGGCTGTTATTAGGGGTTGCCGTTAATAAACTTGTTTCTATTGAATCTCTGCGCGGAGAAATAGCCGCATGGCTATTAATAAGTTTCGGACTTCTATATTTTGTATGGGGTATAAAACAGGCGGCAAAAAATAAATCACACACACATGAACATGTGCACGTAAACGACGCTGTGCACGAGCATAATCATTCACACATAAGCGGGCACGTCCATATCCATGATAATGATACAACAAACATAACGCCTTGGGTCTTATTCCTTATTTTTGTCTTTGGGCCCTGCGAACCGCTTATTCCTTTAGTGATGTATCCAGCTGCCAAAGGGAATTCAGTAGGGGTAATAGCAGTTACACTAATTTTTGGCTTGATAACTATTACAACTATGCTGAGCATTGTAGTGATATCATATTTGGGAATGTCTTTTATTCCTTTTCGAAGAATAGAAAAGTATACCCATGCACTGGCAGGAGCAGCCATATTTTTATGCGGGATTGCAATTCAATTTATGGGTCTTTAG
- a CDS encoding ABC transporter permease produces MAIIELKDIKKSYWIDGEELAVLKNINLHVNEGEFVAIMGPSGSGKSTLMQIMGLLDRPTAGKYTLEGFDVSQLSDDEGAAIRSKTIGFIFQMFNLLARTSALDNVILPMIYAGASNRGNRAKDLLSVVGLQDRMLHKPNELSGGQQQRVAIARALVNHPRIIFADEPTGNIASGQAEDIMKQLAILNAGGITVIMVTHELDIAAHARRIIHLKDGIIVSDEPNRPVTFMNNASEEISKVKPVEQPTEKPIFKMDFSQFNEYGLSAMRSMASNKVRSFLSMLGILIGVAAVIAMLSLGKGAQKSIESRISSLGSNLLMIHPGSPMRGGVRAAGGSASRLTIEDVKAIAVIPHAVNVEGNVQGSAQVVYGDKNANTQVTGATSLYSAMHNAAPYYGRFFSDAEDRSLARVVLVGQTVIKNLFGNDNPVDKIIKVNHINFKVIGVLPLKGSSGFRDQDDMILIPLSTAMKRVLGMVYLNTIYVECDSGDNIPQVMADIRTLMRHRHHLPDYKDDDFEIRNMADIQAALSGTTQTFTLLLGIVAAISLLVGGIGIMNIMLVSVSERTREIGLRKAIGAPRRAILIQFLIESAVLSTVGGIIGILFGIAISLFLAKFAGWAAIVTPHSVAFVFTISASVGIIFGFLPARKASLLSPIEALRYE; encoded by the coding sequence ATGGCAATCATTGAACTTAAAGATATCAAAAAGTCTTACTGGATAGACGGCGAAGAGTTGGCTGTCCTTAAAAACATCAACCTGCATGTCAACGAAGGGGAATTCGTTGCCATTATGGGCCCCTCGGGGTCCGGAAAATCCACGCTGATGCAGATCATGGGCCTACTGGATCGTCCGACCGCGGGAAAGTATACTCTTGAAGGTTTTGACGTTTCACAGCTTTCCGATGACGAAGGCGCGGCTATTCGTTCAAAGACGATCGGCTTTATATTCCAGATGTTCAATCTCCTTGCGCGCACTAGCGCTCTGGACAACGTAATCCTGCCGATGATCTACGCCGGTGCCTCAAACCGGGGAAACCGCGCGAAAGATCTCCTCTCCGTTGTTGGACTTCAAGACCGAATGCTTCACAAACCCAACGAGCTTTCCGGCGGCCAACAGCAGCGTGTGGCCATTGCCCGCGCGCTTGTGAACCATCCGAGAATTATATTTGCCGACGAGCCGACCGGTAACATTGCTTCAGGTCAGGCAGAAGATATTATGAAACAGCTGGCAATCCTTAACGCCGGCGGTATTACGGTCATCATGGTGACCCATGAGCTGGATATCGCTGCCCATGCCAGGCGAATTATCCATCTCAAGGACGGAATAATCGTTTCGGATGAACCAAACAGGCCTGTAACTTTCATGAATAATGCTTCGGAAGAGATCTCTAAAGTTAAACCCGTTGAACAACCCACTGAAAAACCGATATTTAAAATGGACTTTTCTCAATTTAATGAATACGGTCTTTCAGCGATGCGGTCCATGGCCTCAAACAAGGTGCGGAGTTTCCTATCTATGCTAGGTATCTTGATCGGCGTGGCCGCGGTCATTGCCATGCTTTCGCTGGGAAAAGGGGCGCAGAAATCGATTGAATCCCGCATATCAAGCCTCGGATCAAACCTGTTGATGATACACCCGGGATCTCCTATGAGGGGAGGCGTGCGGGCCGCGGGAGGCAGCGCAAGCCGTTTGACCATTGAAGACGTCAAGGCAATCGCGGTGATCCCTCATGCAGTGAACGTTGAGGGCAATGTTCAAGGCAGCGCCCAGGTCGTTTACGGTGATAAAAACGCCAACACCCAGGTTACCGGGGCCACGTCGCTATATTCGGCGATGCATAACGCGGCTCCTTATTACGGGCGCTTCTTTAGCGACGCGGAAGACCGCTCACTTGCGCGTGTCGTGCTTGTAGGGCAGACCGTAATCAAAAACCTTTTCGGCAATGACAACCCTGTTGATAAAATAATCAAGGTCAACCATATTAATTTTAAGGTGATAGGTGTCCTTCCCCTGAAGGGTTCGTCGGGATTCAGGGACCAGGACGATATGATACTCATCCCGCTCAGCACCGCAATGAAGAGAGTTCTCGGCATGGTGTACTTGAACACCATTTATGTTGAATGCGACAGCGGCGATAATATCCCGCAGGTAATGGCGGATATAAGGACTCTCATGCGGCACCGGCATCACCTTCCCGATTATAAGGATGACGATTTTGAAATACGAAACATGGCCGACATTCAGGCGGCGCTCTCGGGAACGACGCAGACGTTCACGCTGCTTTTAGGGATTGTCGCGGCGATATCGCTTTTGGTCGGCGGTATCGGCATAATGAACATTATGCTCGTTTCGGTGAGCGAGCGCACGAGGGAAATCGGTCTGCGAAAAGCCATCGGCGCGCCCCGCCGGGCTATCCTTATTCAGTTTCTTATAGAGTCGGCGGTGCTCTCTACTGTGGGAGGGATAATCGGTATCCTTTTTGGTATAGCAATCTCGCTGTTTTTGGCCAAATTTGCCGGCTGGGCAGCCATCGTGACACCGCATTCGGTTGCCTTCGTATTCACCATATCGGCGAGCGTCGGGATAATATTTGGCTTTTTGCCGGCGCGCAAAGCATCCCTCCTGTCGCCTATCGAAGCTCTCCGTTATGAATAG
- a CDS encoding flavodoxin family protein has protein sequence MTAKILILNGSPKINGNTAKLIDWFVEGLKTKGAEVEIINTAFLKYKASGCLSCRKCQKYKEYECSIDDDAKPVLKKMAKADIIVMATPLYFYGPSAQLKHIFDRMFSLYKWDNEADTMETPLKGKTLVLIASAYEDVGLDALEKPFKLTADYTPMKFASLLIPNAGVSGNIKNIPGIREKTIEFAKSLA, from the coding sequence ATGACGGCTAAAATACTTATTCTGAATGGAAGTCCTAAAATAAACGGCAATACCGCAAAGCTTATTGATTGGTTTGTTGAAGGCTTAAAAACAAAAGGCGCGGAAGTTGAAATTATTAATACTGCGTTTCTAAAATATAAAGCAAGCGGATGTCTATCCTGCCGTAAGTGCCAGAAATATAAAGAATACGAATGCTCAATAGATGACGATGCAAAACCGGTCTTGAAAAAGATGGCAAAAGCGGATATAATAGTTATGGCAACACCTTTATACTTTTACGGGCCAAGCGCTCAGCTTAAACATATTTTTGATAGGATGTTTTCCCTTTATAAATGGGATAATGAAGCGGATACGATGGAAACGCCTTTAAAGGGAAAGACGCTTGTATTAATAGCCAGCGCATACGAAGATGTTGGCCTTGATGCTTTGGAAAAACCATTTAAGCTGACCGCAGATTATACTCCAATGAAATTCGCATCACTTCTTATTCCAAATGCCGGAGTTTCAGGGAACATCAAAAATATTCCGGGTATTCGTGAAAAGACAATTGAGTTTGCAAAATCTTTGGCATAA